From the Planctomycetota bacterium genome, the window TTGCCCTGCCCGGTTCCCCCTCTGCATGCCGCGACGGCTGGGAGGAGATCCTCAGGTGGCAGCTCGACAACCGCCACCGCCCCTGCAACCTCGTCGAGCTCATGCCGCGGCTGCAGGAGCACCTCTCCGCGAAGCCCAAGGCGACGGTCTGACGGACCGGATGCGAGCCGCATCGGTTTCGGTATAGCGTTGCGAGCGCACATCGTCGGGAGGGGTCCAGTCGCGCATGGGCAGGACGATCGACTTCAGCGAATTCCTCGCCATCTCGGCCAGCGTCACCTCGGACGAGATGATGGCCCGGGTACTCAGCCACAGCCGCAGGCTGACGGGTGCCGAGGCCGGGACGATCTTCCTCGTCCGCCGCGAGGGCGTGAAGAAGTGGCTCGAGGCCACGCATTTCCAGAACAACCGCATTCCCGTGCCGAAGGCAGTGCTGCGCGTGCCGCTGAACAGCGCCTCGATCGCCGGCTACGCCGCGGAGACGGGGCACATGCTCCGC encodes:
- a CDS encoding transcriptional regulator, translated to MGRTIDFSEFLAISASVTSDEMMARVLSHSRRLTGAEAGTIFLVRREGVKKWLEATHFQNNRIPVPKAVLRVPLNSASIAGYAAETGHMLR